The window ACCGCCGGAACCTTAAGGATCAGGATGGCAATGAGCAATTGAAGCGCTATACCACTAAAAACAACCCGGTAATTGATCTTCTTCTTGTTATTGGAAAATAAATAGGCAATTCCTAATATGAGAACAATGCCAAGGATACCCTGGAAACGGTCCATGCAGAAAATTTTAACAAACCGCCAAGATAGCAGTTTTTTAGCATCCGAACGGAAATGCCGGTCAAAAACAAGGATTTATGGGGCTATTCAAAAATAACCAGGAAAAATTACCATTAAAATGCCCAAAAGGGGGATTTAGGCTTCCACAGCTTTTGCTCGCATAATAGGCAATTTTTATATTTGCCAATCCGTGCCTAACTGGGCCGGTGAGGCAGGAATGACGAGATTTTTTGCACTGGCGATCACACTTCTATTATTCTTTTCCTATTCATCTGCTCAAACAAGCAAAATAGAATCGGTAAAAGGCCTTAGGCTTGGCATTACCGAGCCTGTTCGTGATTTTAAACCAAGGGAAGACCAATTCAACGAAATTGTCCGCGACCGGAAAGGGTTACTCTGGAACAGGGGAAAAAGGAAGAGTCCTGCACTGAAGCCGGACCCAAAGGCGAAGTTCTTCAAAAATGACCCTTTACGGTTTGCTTCCCCCAATACCGCCCAATCCCGCTTTTCACCTCTTGGTGATATTCTCGCCCCGGAAATAGGCGTCAACCTGGATGGTATTTTTGCCCCGGAATTGACCCCCGGTGATCCCACCCTCTGCGTTGGCCCCAATCATGTCATTCAGATGGTCAATGGTCCCTCGGGAGCCTATTTCCAGGTCTTCAGCAAAGCTGGTGTACCACTGAACAACAGGACCTACCTTGACAACCTGGTTCCGGGAAGTGGCTACAGTGGCGCGGGCGATGGTATCTGCCTCTATGATCAATATGCAGACCGCTATGTCATGATGGAGTTCGGCACACCTTCAGGCGGTAATGATATCAATACACTGATCTTTTTTGTTTCCAGGACAGCCGACCCCCTGGGTCAATGGTGGGTTTACAAGTTCACAGATGCCAGCTTTTTCCCGGATTATCCCAAGATCTCGGTTTGGAGCGATGCCTACTATGCAACAACACGTGATTTCAGCCTGCCGGATAACCAGTTTGTCGGCATTTCCTGTTTTGCCTTCAACAAGCAGCAGATGCTTTCAGGGGCAGCTTCCGTCCAGATGCAGCGCGTTAGGGTAAATGATGTGCAGAAGTATGATGGGCTTGCCCCGGTTAATGCCTTCGGCCCGGCCGCTGTCAGCACCGGCCTGCCAGGGTTGTTCGTATACAGGAACGATGATGCCAGGACAGATGGGAATGATGTTGACAGTGTAGGTATGCTGTCATTCTCAGTCAACTTTAATAATCCGGCCAACTCAAGGCTTGAGCAATACACCTCCTTTGCTGTAGCACCTTTCAACCCGGTGATCTGTGAAGATGGGGGTTATTTCCAGGCCTGTGTAACAACACCCGGCAATAACCCAAAACTTTTGGCATCCACCTCCTTCGTGATGGACAAGGTGATCTACAGGAGGTTTACCAGCCATGAATCGATATTGGCTTACCATACTGTTAATGCTGGCGGCGGGGTGGCAGGAATCAGGTGGCACGAATTGAGAAGGAGCGGCACTGGCAATTGGGGTTTATACCAGGAAGGAACCTATTCCCCTGACGACACCCATCGCTTCTACCCTTCCATGAACATGAATAGTCGCGGCCAGATCGCTGCCGTTTATAATGTTTCCTCATCAACAACCTGGCCAGGCATCAGGGTAAGTGGCCGTAACCAGGATGACCCGCCAGGGCAGCTCACAGCCGATGAAACCACGATTGTGAATGGAACAGGCTACGGTACTTTTTCTTCCAGGTGGGGCGACTACAATATGATCGCACCTGATCCCCTGAACGATTCGATCTTCTGGGTGACAGCCATGTATGGCACTCCCGAATCATGGAAAACGAGGATAGCATCCATTAAGCTGGCACCCAACAAGGATATTGATGCCAAACTGGAACAGGTCCTCGCTCCCTTTAACGGCCAAACCTATTGCGAGCCCTCTGATATCCTAACGAGGATCATTATCCGAAATGCAGGCAATACCACCCTTACCTCCTTAAGGGTGAACTGGCAATTGAATAATGGAACAGCAAGGAATATCCAATGGTCCGGGTCTTTGGATTATAAGGCGGCAGATACGATAGACCTGCCGATAGTCATAACCAATCCTGGTAATTATTCACTCAGGATATACCTGGACAACCCCAACGGCATTGCAGACCAACGCACTTCAAATGATACCCTGACCAATACATTTACAGTCTTCAGTTCTGTAAATGCCCCCTTGACAGAAGGGTTTGAAGGCATGAGGTTCCCTCCTGAAAACTGGAATATCTTCAACCCGGATGAAGGCAGCCTTACCTGGACGAGGACTACGCTGGCAAGGAAATCGGGCATTGCTTCTGCCTATATGAACCTTTTCAATTACAATGGTAATGATCACCTGGATTACCTATTGACACCACAGGTAAAATTCCCTGAGGCTGATTCAGTGATCATCAATTTTGCCCATGCTTATAAAAGGTATTCTTCTTCCTCATCCTTCTCGGATACCCTGATGCTAATGGCATCAACAGACTGTGGCAACACCTTCCCTTACCTCATATGGAAGAAAGGAGGAAACGACCTGGCCAGCACAACAGGAACAACGGGTGATATCAACTGGGTTCCCGCCAACTCCGATTGGGCAGTGAACCGGATTGGCATTCCCCTCGGTTTTTTCAATGGCATCAGGGACCTGACCTTTGCCTGGGTGTCGAAAAACCAGTATGGCCAAAATGTTTACATCGACGATATTGGTATAACAGCATTATCCATTCCCCAGGTTGATGCCACATTACTATCTATCAATACCCCGGAACAAAGGATATGTTCAAGGACATTCTCCCCTTCCATTACAATAAGGAACAGTGGAAAAAATGCATTGACCTCGGTTGACCTGTTCATCCAGTTGGATAATTTACCTGTAGTGACCAGAAAGATCACGGGCCTTTCACTTGACTATAACCAACAGGTAGATTACGTTATGGATTCCTCATTCAACCTTGCCATTGGTGGCCCTCACCAGGTCAAGGTTTGGATCAGTTCCCCCAATGCCATAGCTGATGGCAATACGGGCAATGATACCCTAAACAGGCAATTCTTTGTATTCGACCAGGTTGAAGCACCATTAACGGAAAGCTTTGAACAAGCAGCATTCCCTCCCAATAACTGGCTAAGTGAAGGCAACACTGCATATAAATGGTCCTCTACCAATGCCGCAGCTAGTAAAGGTTCAAGGTCTGCCTTCGCAAGGAACTATATCAATAATGATTACGGCGACATCAGTGAACTCTTTATGCCTCCGGCCACCATTGGGCCTGCTGATACGGTATTCCTTAAGTTTGACCTATCCTATATCAACCCATTCCCGGAAAACAGCCCGGGTGATACCCTGGAGGTATTGGTAACCGGCGACTGCGGCAGGTCCTACAACAGTATTTACAAAAAATGGGGGGCTACACTTCAAACCGTCAACAACCCCTCTATTCCTGCTTTACAGGAGTTCATACCGTCATCTCCGGGAGAATGGCGGACAGACTCAGTGGATATAACTTCTTATATGGCAGCAGGTAACCCCGTGCAGGTCATATTCAGGAATATCAACAACTATGGTAACAATCTTTACCTCGACAACATAAACATCAATAGCATAATTTTGCCGGCGAAGTTGAAGGAACAAGGATACCTGGTAAGCCCGAATCCGACCAATGGCCTGGTGAATATCCGTCACTACAGGGAGCAGGAAAATATCAGGTCTGTTGAAGTGGTCAATATGTTAGGGCAGGTTATCTGGCGCCAACAGTTCAGTGGCAATGCCCCAAGCTTCATAACCGTGAACCTAAACAACCAGCCATCCGGATTGTATAATATCAGGGTGGTGTACACCAACAAAGTGATCAACCAAAGAGTCGTAAAGACCAATAACTAAATATGAAAGACAGTTCTGTGGCAGCATTGCTCCAAAGTGAGAAAAATCCGGCCCTCAGGAGGATAGGTGAAAAAGTGTTGGCAGGGGAGCGCATACTCCCGGAAGAAGGGATCATCCTGTTTGAGAACGGATCACTTCCTTTCCTTGGCGCCCTGGCCAATTTTGTCAGGGAGAAATTACATGGTGACAAGACCTATTTCAACAGGAATTTCCATATTGAGCCTACCAATATTTGTGTATTCAGCTGTAAATTCTGTTCCTACTCCCGCTTGTATGCCCATCGTGAGGAAGGTTGGGAACTGACCACGGAACAGATGCTGGATATTGTGCGCAAATACGATGGCAAGCCCGTTACGGAAGTACATATTGTAGGAGGCGTCCATCCCAAACTCACCCTTGAATTTTTCGCTGAGCTTTTACGCAAGATCAAAGCACATCGACCAGACCTGCATATCAAGGGCTTTACGCCCGTAGAACTGGACTATATGTTCCGGAAGGCAAAAGTAAGCGTTGAAGAAGGCATGAAATACCTGCATGAAGCAGGACTTGATTCGTTACCTGGCGGAGGCGCTGAGATCTTTGCCCCGGAGATCAGGGAGCAGATCTGTGCCGACAAGGTTGATGCAGCAGGCTGGTTGAAGATCCACCAAACTGCCCATGAACTGGGCATGCATAGCAATGCCA is drawn from Flavihumibacter rivuli and contains these coding sequences:
- the mqnE gene encoding aminofutalosine synthase MqnE, translated to MKDSSVAALLQSEKNPALRRIGEKVLAGERILPEEGIILFENGSLPFLGALANFVREKLHGDKTYFNRNFHIEPTNICVFSCKFCSYSRLYAHREEGWELTTEQMLDIVRKYDGKPVTEVHIVGGVHPKLTLEFFAELLRKIKAHRPDLHIKGFTPVELDYMFRKAKVSVEEGMKYLHEAGLDSLPGGGAEIFAPEIREQICADKVDAAGWLKIHQTAHELGMHSNATMLYGHIEQYSHRIDHMERLRSLQDKTGGFNTFIPLKFRNKDNEMSHIPESSIVEDMKMYAVARLYMDNFPHLKAYWPMLGRNNAQLTLSFGVNDIDGTIDDSTKIYSMAGSEEQTPAMSTAQLVSLIKQVKRKPVERDTLYKEIRDYSTIDLKEIEVNPLLN
- a CDS encoding T9SS-dependent choice-of-anchor J family protein, coding for MPNWAGEAGMTRFFALAITLLLFFSYSSAQTSKIESVKGLRLGITEPVRDFKPREDQFNEIVRDRKGLLWNRGKRKSPALKPDPKAKFFKNDPLRFASPNTAQSRFSPLGDILAPEIGVNLDGIFAPELTPGDPTLCVGPNHVIQMVNGPSGAYFQVFSKAGVPLNNRTYLDNLVPGSGYSGAGDGICLYDQYADRYVMMEFGTPSGGNDINTLIFFVSRTADPLGQWWVYKFTDASFFPDYPKISVWSDAYYATTRDFSLPDNQFVGISCFAFNKQQMLSGAASVQMQRVRVNDVQKYDGLAPVNAFGPAAVSTGLPGLFVYRNDDARTDGNDVDSVGMLSFSVNFNNPANSRLEQYTSFAVAPFNPVICEDGGYFQACVTTPGNNPKLLASTSFVMDKVIYRRFTSHESILAYHTVNAGGGVAGIRWHELRRSGTGNWGLYQEGTYSPDDTHRFYPSMNMNSRGQIAAVYNVSSSTTWPGIRVSGRNQDDPPGQLTADETTIVNGTGYGTFSSRWGDYNMIAPDPLNDSIFWVTAMYGTPESWKTRIASIKLAPNKDIDAKLEQVLAPFNGQTYCEPSDILTRIIIRNAGNTTLTSLRVNWQLNNGTARNIQWSGSLDYKAADTIDLPIVITNPGNYSLRIYLDNPNGIADQRTSNDTLTNTFTVFSSVNAPLTEGFEGMRFPPENWNIFNPDEGSLTWTRTTLARKSGIASAYMNLFNYNGNDHLDYLLTPQVKFPEADSVIINFAHAYKRYSSSSSFSDTLMLMASTDCGNTFPYLIWKKGGNDLASTTGTTGDINWVPANSDWAVNRIGIPLGFFNGIRDLTFAWVSKNQYGQNVYIDDIGITALSIPQVDATLLSINTPEQRICSRTFSPSITIRNSGKNALTSVDLFIQLDNLPVVTRKITGLSLDYNQQVDYVMDSSFNLAIGGPHQVKVWISSPNAIADGNTGNDTLNRQFFVFDQVEAPLTESFEQAAFPPNNWLSEGNTAYKWSSTNAAASKGSRSAFARNYINNDYGDISELFMPPATIGPADTVFLKFDLSYINPFPENSPGDTLEVLVTGDCGRSYNSIYKKWGATLQTVNNPSIPALQEFIPSSPGEWRTDSVDITSYMAAGNPVQVIFRNINNYGNNLYLDNININSIILPAKLKEQGYLVSPNPTNGLVNIRHYREQENIRSVEVVNMLGQVIWRQQFSGNAPSFITVNLNNQPSGLYNIRVVYTNKVINQRVVKTNN